One part of the Aurantibacillus circumpalustris genome encodes these proteins:
- a CDS encoding ATP-binding protein, whose protein sequence is MKDITRIENPKLVKHLEAPEVTLLTGSRQVGKTTLMRQIQDKLQGQGKTFFHFNLEFENYLNAFNENPLHLFDFVPTKKGSKTIVFIDEIQYLKNPSNFLKLLYDEYKTDIKLVVTGSSAFYIDEKFKDSLAGRKRLFHIKPISFAEFILYKKGKDYFSYLAKGLNPKNSIPQVYATEMEDLFDEYLVFGGYPAVVKTDDVQEKIDILIEISTSYVQKDLFDNGVRKSNEFRMMLELIASQCCGQLNVNDLSKMVKATVPTINNYLHLLEKSFHITQVKPFFNNYSKELVKMPKLFFQDNGFRNALLNNFSRLITRDDKGTLLENQTLQQLLVHYREQDIKYWRTTEQNEVDFILKDKKALEIKFKQEEFKESKYKLFRSVYEEYPLLVASFKKEKNKLSVWEI, encoded by the coding sequence GTGAAAGACATTACACGCATAGAAAACCCTAAACTTGTTAAGCACCTCGAAGCACCTGAAGTGACTCTTTTAACAGGATCACGGCAAGTAGGTAAAACTACGCTTATGAGGCAAATTCAAGACAAACTTCAAGGTCAGGGGAAAACATTTTTTCATTTTAACCTTGAGTTTGAAAATTACCTGAATGCTTTTAATGAAAACCCCCTTCATCTTTTCGATTTTGTTCCCACTAAAAAAGGTAGCAAAACCATTGTCTTTATTGATGAAATACAGTACTTAAAAAATCCAAGTAACTTTTTAAAGCTTTTATACGACGAATATAAAACTGACATCAAGTTGGTTGTTACAGGCAGTTCAGCGTTTTATATTGACGAAAAGTTTAAAGATAGTCTTGCAGGTAGAAAGCGGTTATTTCATATTAAGCCAATTTCTTTCGCCGAGTTTATACTTTACAAAAAAGGCAAAGATTATTTTAGTTATTTAGCAAAAGGTTTAAATCCTAAAAATAGTATTCCGCAAGTTTATGCTACTGAAATGGAAGATCTTTTTGATGAATACCTTGTTTTTGGGGGCTATCCGGCAGTTGTTAAAACAGATGATGTACAAGAAAAAATTGATATTCTTATTGAAATTTCTACATCCTATGTACAAAAAGATCTTTTTGATAATGGCGTAAGAAAAAGTAACGAATTCAGAATGATGCTAGAGTTAATTGCCTCGCAATGTTGCGGCCAATTGAACGTAAATGATTTGAGTAAAATGGTTAAAGCCACAGTTCCAACTATAAATAATTATCTGCATTTGCTCGAAAAATCATTCCATATTACGCAGGTAAAACCCTTTTTTAATAATTATTCCAAAGAATTAGTGAAAATGCCAAAGCTATTTTTTCAAGACAATGGTTTTCGAAACGCTCTACTGAATAATTTTTCTCGCCTTATAACCCGCGATGACAAAGGTACTTTGCTTGAAAACCAAACCTTACAACAATTATTAGTTCATTACCGTGAACAAGACATTAAATACTGGCGCACCACAGAACAAAACGAAGTCGATTTTATTTTAAAAGATAAAAAAGCGCTTGAAATTAAATTTAAACAAGAAGAATTTAAAGAAAGTAAATACAAATTATTTCGATCTGTTTATGAAGAGTATCCATTGCTAGTAGCGTCTTTTAAAAAGGAAAAAAATAAACTATCCGTTTGGGAAATATAA
- the tilS gene encoding tRNA lysidine(34) synthetase TilS, with protein MLKEFESNILKTDLFNKKHNLLVAVSGGIDSIVLTHLLKNSGFKFSIAHCNFQLRGKESLADEKFCKDLAKKIKIPFYTKAFDTEAYCTKHKTNVQLAARKLRYDWFHELIIEKQFDYVLTAHHANDVIETVFINLLRGTGIKGIKGISEKKGQIIRPLLNFTREQIDAFAKKHTIDFRLDKSNLEDKYERNFIRLNIIPLFKKINPKLEETFIRNTANFRQEAGIVHDYLEEKTTELITQTHDAVFINKKKLKHETYSRSVLHNLISGYGFNDTQQKNILSNLGKDAQSGKIFKSPTHQLIIDRNDLVIKSLSEETFNDKLIASYDELIKQKLFSCKKLAAFKLPKPNELLLDESKLQFPLSIRLKRTGDKFKPFGMKGFKLLSDFLKDEKLSIPKKESCKVLVNGNGDIIWVIGHRSDERYRVNSNKKNILKLKLIE; from the coding sequence GTGTTAAAGGAATTTGAATCAAACATACTTAAAACAGACCTTTTTAACAAGAAACATAATCTTCTTGTTGCTGTTAGTGGCGGCATTGATTCCATTGTCCTAACACACTTATTAAAAAACTCGGGCTTCAAATTTTCCATAGCGCATTGTAATTTTCAATTACGCGGAAAAGAAAGTCTAGCAGATGAAAAGTTTTGTAAAGATCTCGCAAAAAAAATTAAAATTCCTTTTTACACAAAAGCATTTGATACCGAAGCCTATTGCACAAAACATAAGACCAATGTTCAGTTAGCAGCCAGAAAACTTCGATACGATTGGTTTCACGAATTAATAATCGAAAAACAATTTGATTATGTGCTTACCGCGCATCATGCAAATGATGTAATAGAGACTGTATTTATAAACCTTTTAAGAGGCACTGGTATTAAAGGAATTAAAGGGATTTCAGAAAAAAAAGGTCAAATAATTCGTCCACTCTTAAATTTTACACGTGAACAAATAGATGCGTTTGCGAAAAAACATACCATCGACTTTAGGTTAGATAAAAGTAATTTGGAAGACAAATACGAGCGTAATTTTATTCGCTTGAATATTATTCCATTGTTTAAAAAGATAAATCCAAAACTAGAAGAAACTTTTATTCGCAATACGGCCAACTTCAGACAAGAGGCGGGAATTGTGCATGATTATCTTGAAGAGAAGACAACCGAGTTAATAACACAAACACACGATGCTGTTTTTATTAATAAGAAAAAACTGAAACACGAAACATACAGCAGAAGTGTTTTGCATAATTTGATAAGTGGTTATGGCTTTAATGATACTCAACAAAAAAACATTTTAAGTAATCTGGGAAAGGATGCTCAATCCGGGAAAATTTTTAAGTCCCCTACTCACCAGCTCATCATTGATAGAAATGATCTTGTTATCAAATCACTTTCTGAAGAAACGTTTAATGACAAATTAATCGCGTCGTATGATGAATTAATAAAACAGAAATTATTCTCTTGCAAAAAACTTGCAGCCTTTAAATTACCAAAACCAAATGAATTACTTTTAGATGAATCAAAATTGCAATTTCCACTTAGTATTCGGTTAAAAAGAACGGGAGACAAGTTTAAACCTTTTGGTATGAAAGGGTTTAAACTATTAAGTGATTTTTTAAAAGATGAAAAGTTATCCATACCAAAGAAGGAAAGTTGTAAAGTATTGGTAAATGGTAATGGAGATATCATTTGGGTAATAGGCCATAGAAGTGATGAACGCTACCGTGTAAACTCAAATAAAAAGAACATTTTAAAACTCAAACTCATTGAATAA
- a CDS encoding phosphatidate cytidylyltransferase, producing the protein MKTLGTRALTALVFVVVLLGSLLWNYYSFTIFFFLVAMMGLNEFYKLSEKLDAQPHKWFGLISGALVYISFINFNFTNATDQEHLKLFVVLVPFIIFSIALFSGRTKPIQNSVYTIAGILYAVLPFALLHSIVSLDYLASKIVIFQPQLLLGIILLIWSNDTFAYLGGSLFGKHKMIERISPGKTWEGTIFGVLMTIASSYIVGELILQDRTSPWLLFGILVPILSTIGDLVESLLKRQAGIKDTGNIMPGHGGILDRFDSLIFVAPFVYVILKLL; encoded by the coding sequence ATGAAAACATTAGGAACTAGGGCTTTAACAGCGCTTGTGTTTGTAGTGGTTTTATTGGGTAGTTTATTGTGGAATTATTATTCCTTCACTATTTTCTTTTTTTTGGTTGCCATGATGGGACTGAATGAATTTTACAAGCTTTCTGAAAAACTAGATGCACAACCTCATAAATGGTTTGGTCTCATTTCAGGCGCGTTAGTTTATATTTCTTTTATCAACTTTAACTTTACAAACGCTACAGATCAAGAACATCTCAAATTGTTTGTAGTATTAGTGCCTTTTATAATTTTTTCTATCGCACTATTTAGTGGCAGAACCAAGCCTATCCAAAATTCGGTATACACAATTGCTGGAATTTTATACGCCGTATTACCTTTTGCTTTGTTACACAGTATTGTAAGCCTTGACTATTTAGCAAGTAAAATTGTCATATTTCAGCCGCAATTGCTATTGGGCATAATTTTATTAATATGGAGTAACGATACCTTTGCTTATTTGGGTGGAAGTTTGTTTGGTAAGCATAAAATGATTGAGCGTATTTCTCCAGGGAAAACCTGGGAAGGAACAATTTTCGGGGTATTAATGACGATTGCTTCTAGCTACATTGTTGGAGAATTAATTCTGCAGGATAGAACTAGTCCATGGCTTTTGTTCGGCATACTTGTTCCAATACTTTCAACTATCGGCGACTTAGTAGAAAGCTTGTTAAAGAGGCAAGCCGGAATAAAGGATACGGGAAATATAATGCCAGGTCATGGCGGTATTTTAGACCGTTTTGACAGTCTTATTTTTGTTGCGCCTTTTGTTTACGTGATCTTGAAGTTATTATAA